The following are from one region of the Carassius gibelio isolate Cgi1373 ecotype wild population from Czech Republic chromosome A13, carGib1.2-hapl.c, whole genome shotgun sequence genome:
- the epcam gene encoding epithelial cell adhesion molecule isoform X2, with product MMKVLIALFVVVLVDVVASQCPNCDTMKWAKCDEPSCECKLQFSPSIWQKLECKKLVPKCFLMKAEMYRARNNLTTRSIGGKPVESAFVDNDGIYDPECENDGKFKAIQCNGTDVCWCVNSAGVRRSDKGDKNIKCERVETYWVRLELKHKEVAIPLDATKLKTGIENALLERYKLEKKFVTDVQYDKDGRLIVVDVKKDIGERVTDLSLMTYYMEKDIKIKPLFFDDNKQLEVSVEGTKVSMENILVYYVDEVAPTFTMQKLTGGIIAVIVVVSLIVIAGLLVLFFLARRQKAQYSKAQPREMETMS from the exons ATGATGAAGGTTTTGATCGCCTTGTTTGTTGTGGTGTTAGTGGATGTCGTCGCCTCACAAT GTCCTAATTGTGACACTATGAAATGGGCCAAATGTGATGAACCATCATGCGAGTGCAAACTTCAGTTTTCTCCTTCAATCTGGCAAAAGCTTGAATGTAAAAAAT TGGTTCCCAAGTGCTTCCTCATGAAAGCAGAGATGTATCGTGCCAGGAACAACCTAACCACAAGATCCATTGGTGGGAAACCTGTAGAAAGTGCCTTTGTGGACAATGATGGCATCTATGACCCAGAGTGTGAGAACGATGGAAAGTTCAAGGCAATCCAGTGTAACGGCACTGACGTGTGCTGGTGTGTGAACAGTGCTGGTGTGCGCAGAAGTGACAAGGGAGACAAGAACATCAAGTGTGAGCGTGTGGAGACCTA TTGGGTTCGGCTGGAACTGAAGCATAAAGAAGTGGCTATTCCTCTTGATGCTACCAAACTGAAAAC TGGGATTGAGAATGCTTTGCTGGAACGTTACAAGTTGGAGAAGAAATTTGTGACTGACGTTCAG TATGACAAAGATGGTCGTCTCATTGTTGTGGATGTCAAAAAGGATATAGGGGAACGCGTTACAGACCTGTCCCTCATGACTTACTACATGGAGAAAGAC ATCAAAATTAAGCCCCTCTTTTTTGATGACAATAAACAATTAGAAGTCAGTGTTGAGGGAACAAAGGTGTCCATGGAGAACATCCTGGTGTACTATGTAGATGAAGTGGCGCCCACCTTCACCATGCAGAAGCTGACTGGTGGCATCATTGCTGTCATTGTGGTGGTCAGCTTGATTGTGATTGCAGGACTTCTGGTTCTG TTCTTCCTCGCACGGCGACAGAAGGCCCAGTACAGTAAAGCACAG ccCAGAGAGATGGAGACAATGTCTTAA
- the epcam gene encoding epithelial cell adhesion molecule isoform X1 — protein MIKVLIALFVVVLVDVVASQCPNCDTMKWAKCDEPSCECKLQFSPSIWQKLECKKLVPKCFLMKAEMYRARNNLTTRSIGGKPVESAFVDNDGIYDPECENDGKFKAIQCNGTDVCWCVNSAGVRRSDKGDKNIKCERVETYWVRLELKHKEVAIPLDATKLKTGIENALLERYKLEKKFVTDVQYDKDGRLIVVDVKKDIGERVTDLSLMTYYMEKDIKIKPLFFDDNKQLEVSVEGTKVSMENILVYYVDEVAPTFTMQKLTGGIIAVIVVVSLIVIAGLLVLFFLARRQKAQYSKAQPREMETMS, from the exons GTCCTAATTGTGACACTATGAAATGGGCCAAATGTGATGAACCATCATGCGAGTGCAAACTTCAGTTTTCTCCTTCAATCTGGCAAAAGCTTGAATGTAAAAAAT TGGTTCCCAAGTGCTTCCTCATGAAAGCAGAGATGTATCGTGCCAGGAACAACCTAACCACAAGATCCATTGGTGGGAAACCTGTAGAAAGTGCCTTTGTGGACAATGATGGCATCTATGACCCAGAGTGTGAGAACGATGGAAAGTTCAAGGCAATCCAGTGTAACGGCACTGACGTGTGCTGGTGTGTGAACAGTGCTGGTGTGCGCAGAAGTGACAAGGGAGACAAGAACATCAAGTGTGAGCGTGTGGAGACCTA TTGGGTTCGGCTGGAACTGAAGCATAAAGAAGTGGCTATTCCTCTTGATGCTACCAAACTGAAAAC TGGGATTGAGAATGCTTTGCTGGAACGTTACAAGTTGGAGAAGAAATTTGTGACTGACGTTCAG TATGACAAAGATGGTCGTCTCATTGTTGTGGATGTCAAAAAGGATATAGGGGAACGCGTTACAGACCTGTCCCTCATGACTTACTACATGGAGAAAGAC ATCAAAATTAAGCCCCTCTTTTTTGATGACAATAAACAATTAGAAGTCAGTGTTGAGGGAACAAAGGTGTCCATGGAGAACATCCTGGTGTACTATGTAGATGAAGTGGCGCCCACCTTCACCATGCAGAAGCTGACTGGTGGCATCATTGCTGTCATTGTGGTGGTCAGCTTGATTGTGATTGCAGGACTTCTGGTTCTG TTCTTCCTCGCACGGCGACAGAAGGCCCAGTACAGTAAAGCACAG ccCAGAGAGATGGAGACAATGTCTTAA